The nucleotide window GATTCAATAATATCGTTTTTACAGATTAAGAAGAATTCTACGGTATCACCACAGTCTCCTGTTCTTTTTCCATATCCGTCAGGATTGGCAACTCTTTCAATCCTGTCTGTCCTTAATGCCATTTCTATATATTTTAAAGAGTGGTGGTTTAAAAAATTTGTATCATATTGACTCATCATTGCTAATTCCATTTTAAAAAAGATAAAAAACAGGTGTTATCCGCCCGGATTTCAATTATTGAAGCTTAGTATGTTTTGTGGAATCCGAATAACATCTGCTTCTAAATTAAGTCTTTAATTTAGTCAAATGTTTTTTTGTTTTTTTCATTAAAGATATAGCAAAGAGTATGCCAAATCCAGTACAGGGTTTCTGAATAATAATAACCGAATGGTTTTGGTTGTTTATGAAACACGATCGGAATAATAATTAATGGTGTTATTTTAAAATGTTGCGCAAATGCGACTTTTTATCGGGGAAAAGGATCTGTTTAAACCATCTTGACTTAAGGAGTAAGTTTAAATAAAGATATAAATTTTGATATGAAATAATGTCTGATGTTGTCATTAATCCTGAATTATCGTTGACACGGTGATTACGGTAAGTTACTTAATCAAGCTTTATTGGAATCAAATCTATTTCATTTTTTTGTTGTGGCAGGTCAGTCTGCTATGGCATTTATTAAAATTCATAAACAGATAAGTGATAAATCAATATATGATCAAAGTAGAAAATCTTGTAAAAAAATATGGTGGTATCACCGCTTTAAACCATATTAATTATCATTTTGAAAAAGGGAAAGTCACTGTCATTCTCGGGAGCAGCGGATCAGGGAAAAGCACCCTTTTAAGGCAGCTCACTGGGTTGGAAAAACCCGATTCAGGGTCTGTCTTTTTTGATGGTATGGATTTGACAACTTTGGGTAAAAAAAAAATATATGAAATCAGGAAAAAAATGGGCATGCTGTTTCAGGGATCAGCCCTTTTTAATTACCTGAATGTTTTTGAAAATATAGCATTTCCATTGCGTGAACATACAAAAATTGCCGATAATATTATCAAAATAATCGTGAACATGAAGCTGGAAATGGTTGGATTAAGGGGAGCGCAGAACCTTATGCCCTCCCAGTTGTCCGGAGGGATGACGAAACGGGCCGGGCTTGCCCGTGCCATTGTAATGGATCCCAAAATAATTTTTTATGATGAGCCCACATCCGGCCTTGATCCCATTTCAACAGGGGTGATTGATAAGCTGATAAAGGATCTTAATCAAACTTTGGATATTACAACCATTGTGGTTTCTCATGATATTGAGTCCTGTTTCAGGATTGCCGATAATATTATTATTCTTTTTCAAGGGGACATTATTGCACAAGGAACCGTGGAAGAGATAAAAAACAG belongs to Desulfobacula toluolica Tol2 and includes:
- a CDS encoding ABC transporter ATP-binding protein, whose product is MIKVENLVKKYGGITALNHINYHFEKGKVTVILGSSGSGKSTLLRQLTGLEKPDSGSVFFDGMDLTTLGKKKIYEIRKKMGMLFQGSALFNYLNVFENIAFPLREHTKIADNIIKIIVNMKLEMVGLRGAQNLMPSQLSGGMTKRAGLARAIVMDPKIIFYDEPTSGLDPISTGVIDKLIKDLNQTLDITTIVVSHDIESCFRIADNIIILFQGDIIAQGTVEEIKNSEDLRVKQFINGEPEGPIPFTRADKDYLDEILFD